One Bradyrhizobium sp. CCGB12 genomic window carries:
- a CDS encoding 4'-phosphopantetheinyl transferase superfamily protein, whose protein sequence is MADDRIELFVGLIETVDAPGAVDACRRLLSVDERIRADRFMFERHRRQYIFAHAMLRMALSQVASNVAPTDWSFAAGRYGRPFIAAPKTSAALHFSLSHADGCVACVVSRHEAVGVDVETVSRRIAPLSTALRFFAPEEVETLRGLPEPAAIERFFDYWTLKEAYLKARGFGLNLPLDAFAMQVSHEAIEISFKPDIADDPQGWRFSLCSPSPSHRLAIADGSRADGGLPISRNTWPLREAAE, encoded by the coding sequence ATGGCAGACGACAGAATTGAACTCTTCGTCGGACTGATCGAAACCGTCGACGCGCCGGGCGCGGTCGATGCGTGCCGGCGTCTGCTCTCGGTCGACGAACGGATCCGGGCCGACCGTTTCATGTTCGAGCGGCATCGACGGCAGTACATTTTCGCGCACGCCATGCTGCGCATGGCGCTGTCGCAGGTCGCCTCCAACGTTGCGCCTACCGACTGGTCCTTTGCGGCCGGCCGTTACGGTCGGCCGTTTATCGCGGCGCCCAAGACTTCGGCCGCACTGCATTTCAGCCTGTCGCATGCCGACGGCTGCGTCGCCTGCGTCGTGTCAAGGCATGAGGCCGTCGGTGTCGACGTCGAAACCGTGTCCCGGCGCATCGCGCCGTTATCCACGGCGCTTCGCTTCTTTGCGCCGGAGGAAGTCGAAACCTTGCGCGGACTGCCGGAGCCCGCCGCGATCGAGCGCTTCTTCGACTATTGGACGCTCAAGGAGGCCTATCTGAAGGCCAGGGGTTTTGGGCTCAATCTGCCGCTCGATGCATTCGCCATGCAGGTGTCGCACGAAGCGATCGAGATCAGCTTCAAGCCTGATATCGCCGACGATCCGCAAGGATGGCGCTTCTCGCTGTGCTCGCCATCCCCCTCGCACCGCCTCGCCATCGCCGACGGCTCCCGTGCGGACGGCGGCCTTCCCATCAGCCGCAATACCTGGCCGCTCCGGGAAGCGGCGGAATGA
- a CDS encoding LLM class flavin-dependent oxidoreductase, producing MTTSRLRVFPAISRNRDPKTYVGELMRVARFADHNGFEGILLFEGNDVFVEPWAMAQHIMAETARSSPLIAVNPVYMHPFTAAKFVSSFAQLYGRKVYLNMITGTAVSDLQGLGDDASHADRYVRLGEFVVLVRQLLASPRPVNFQGRFYHARNLQLRPRLPPELMPEFLIAGQSEAAQRVARETGCIKMQMLPPNLDRGLDAPGMNFGIFAREKRDEARQAARARFRDNVDDRELLALTVENSDSVWKRRLYEGQSGELHDNGYWLLPFLTFQADCPYLVGSYAEIGAKLKQFAAKGLTTIMLDMVADETEMQHVCKALAASGMF from the coding sequence ATGACGACCTCGCGGCTGCGCGTCTTTCCGGCGATTTCACGCAACCGCGATCCCAAGACATATGTCGGCGAGCTGATGCGGGTGGCCCGGTTCGCCGACCACAACGGCTTCGAAGGCATCCTGCTGTTCGAAGGCAACGACGTGTTCGTCGAACCCTGGGCGATGGCCCAGCACATCATGGCGGAGACGGCGCGATCTTCGCCGCTGATCGCCGTCAATCCGGTCTACATGCATCCGTTCACCGCGGCGAAGTTCGTCTCGTCCTTCGCGCAGCTCTACGGCCGCAAGGTCTATCTCAACATGATCACGGGAACGGCGGTCAGCGATCTGCAGGGGTTGGGCGATGACGCCTCCCATGCCGACCGCTACGTGCGTCTCGGCGAATTCGTGGTGCTGGTGCGCCAGCTGCTCGCAAGCCCGCGTCCGGTCAATTTCCAGGGCCGATTCTATCACGCCAGAAATCTGCAACTGCGACCGCGCCTACCGCCCGAGCTGATGCCGGAATTCCTGATCGCGGGCCAGTCGGAAGCGGCGCAGCGCGTGGCAAGGGAAACCGGCTGCATCAAGATGCAGATGCTGCCGCCCAACCTCGATCGCGGGCTCGATGCGCCAGGCATGAATTTTGGGATTTTCGCCCGCGAGAAACGCGACGAGGCGCGGCAGGCCGCGAGGGCCCGCTTTCGCGACAATGTCGACGATCGCGAGCTGCTCGCGCTGACCGTGGAGAACAGCGACTCCGTGTGGAAGCGGCGGCTGTATGAGGGGCAAAGCGGCGAACTTCACGACAACGGCTACTGGCTGCTGCCGTTCCTGACCTTCCAGGCCGACTGCCCCTATCTCGTCGGCAGCTACGCCGAGATCGGAGCGAAGCTGAAGCAGTTCGCGGCGAAAGGCCTGACCACGATCATGCTCGACATGGTCGCCGACGAGACCGAGATGCAGCACGTCTGCAAGGCGCTCGCGGCGAGCGGGATGTTTTAA